Proteins from a single region of Synechococcus sp. WH 8109:
- a CDS encoding GlcNAc-transferase family protein has product MSSTIFVQIAAYRDPDLPATLHNLIERAAQPERLRFGICLQLAADDPPHWGTSAFPDHLQLKSIRFDATESRGACWARRQAQGVYGGEDFLLQIDSHMRAVEHWDDLLLTTWKECSDERAVLSVYPNGFQQPCRLQTSTLPVMAAAGFDAYGILKLRGISRFQLPEEQPDRPIPGAFIAGGFLFGPGSIVSEAPYDPELYFYGEEIAMSARLWTSGFNIYAPNRLLLFHLYKTDHIDQEHAATHWGDHSNWHHYNLRAIKHVHTLLGSLNNAPASIRCLNDAHGELKPFGLGRKRSLPLYQQWAGIDFKTAEISQAARHAEFKTLKA; this is encoded by the coding sequence GTGAGCTCCACGATCTTTGTTCAGATCGCGGCTTACCGGGATCCGGATCTCCCGGCCACACTGCACAACCTGATCGAGCGGGCGGCCCAGCCCGAGCGGCTGCGCTTCGGCATCTGCCTGCAACTGGCCGCTGATGACCCGCCCCACTGGGGAACAAGCGCGTTTCCGGATCATCTTCAACTGAAGAGCATCAGATTCGATGCAACTGAAAGCCGCGGAGCCTGCTGGGCCCGACGACAGGCTCAGGGTGTCTACGGCGGGGAAGACTTTCTGCTGCAGATCGACAGCCACATGCGGGCTGTGGAGCACTGGGATGACCTGTTGCTGACGACCTGGAAGGAATGCAGCGATGAGCGTGCCGTTCTCAGTGTTTACCCGAACGGCTTTCAACAGCCGTGCCGTTTGCAGACATCAACCCTGCCTGTGATGGCAGCCGCCGGTTTCGATGCCTACGGCATCCTCAAGCTGCGAGGCATCAGCCGTTTCCAACTTCCAGAAGAACAACCTGATCGACCCATCCCCGGGGCGTTTATCGCCGGAGGCTTCCTGTTCGGCCCGGGCTCAATCGTGAGCGAAGCGCCCTACGACCCCGAGCTCTACTTCTATGGAGAAGAGATTGCCATGTCGGCACGGCTGTGGACTTCGGGTTTCAACATTTACGCCCCGAATCGCCTACTGCTGTTTCATCTTTACAAGACAGATCATATAGATCAAGAGCATGCAGCCACCCATTGGGGCGATCACAGCAATTGGCATCATTACAACCTTCGCGCAATCAAACATGTACACACACTGCTCGGCAGTCTTAACAACGCACCGGCATCAATCCGCTGCTTGAATGATGCGCATGGCGAACTTAAACCCTTTGGATTAGGGAGAAAACGTAGCCTGCCTCTGTATCAACAGTGGGCTGGAATTGATTTCAAAACGGCAGAGATCAGCCAAGCCGCAAGACATGCAGAATTCAAGACTCTGAAAGCCTGA
- a CDS encoding RNA-binding S4 domain-containing protein, which produces MKLDQFLKWKGWVSTGGEAKQRIQMGEVEVNGSVETRRGRQLSPGDRVVLAGEESVVGSENATGP; this is translated from the coding sequence ATGAAGCTGGATCAGTTCCTGAAATGGAAGGGTTGGGTCTCCACCGGCGGTGAGGCGAAGCAACGCATCCAGATGGGAGAAGTGGAGGTCAATGGGAGCGTTGAAACCCGACGGGGACGTCAGCTTTCCCCGGGAGATCGGGTTGTGCTTGCTGGGGAGGAGTCCGTTGTCGGCAGCGAAAACGCGACCGGGCCGTAA
- the tpiA gene encoding triose-phosphate isomerase gives MRRPVIAGNWKMHMTCAQSREFMEAFLPLLADTPDDRDLVLAPPFTALSTMAELSQNSRVCLSSQNVHWEGQGAFTGEISPAMLKEHGVTHTIVGHSEPRKYFSESDEQINHRARSSQSNGLIPIVCVGESDEQRERGEAERVIRRQIEQGLEGLDAEKLVVAYEPIWAIGTGKTCAAEEANRICGLIRSWVGSPDLVIQYGGSVKPSNIDELMGMSDIDGVLVGGASLEPESFGRIANYQTA, from the coding sequence GTGCGCAGACCGGTGATCGCTGGCAACTGGAAGATGCACATGACCTGTGCCCAGTCGCGGGAGTTCATGGAAGCCTTCCTGCCATTGCTTGCTGACACCCCAGACGACCGCGACCTGGTGCTGGCACCACCCTTCACGGCGCTATCGACCATGGCGGAACTCAGCCAGAACTCCCGCGTCTGCCTGTCGAGCCAGAACGTGCACTGGGAAGGCCAGGGAGCCTTCACCGGGGAGATCTCCCCAGCCATGCTCAAGGAGCACGGGGTGACCCACACGATCGTGGGCCACAGCGAACCGCGGAAATACTTCAGTGAAAGCGACGAGCAGATCAACCACCGGGCCCGCTCCTCACAATCCAACGGTCTGATTCCGATCGTTTGCGTTGGAGAAAGCGATGAACAGCGCGAGCGGGGCGAAGCTGAACGGGTGATCCGCCGTCAGATCGAGCAGGGCCTGGAGGGTCTCGATGCCGAGAAACTGGTGGTGGCTTACGAACCGATCTGGGCGATTGGCACAGGCAAGACCTGCGCAGCCGAAGAAGCCAACCGCATCTGTGGTCTGATCCGAAGCTGGGTGGGCTCCCCCGATCTGGTGATTCAGTACGGCGGCTCCGTCAAACCCAGCAACATTGATGAGTTGATGGGCATGAGCGATATCGACGGGGTGCTGGTGGGAGGTGCTTCCTTGGAGCCCGAAAGCTTTGGACGGATTGCCAACTACCAAACGGCTTGA
- a CDS encoding magnesium chelatase subunit H produces the protein MFTQVRSADRRVAPVEGQNHKSVMKAVYVVLEPQYQNALTQAATALNASGGDLGIELSGYLIEELRDDDNYAGFCADVAEADVFVASLIFIEDLAQKVVDAVAPHRDRLKAAVVFPSMPEVMRLNKLGSFSMAQLGQSKSAIAGFMKKRKEAGGAGFQDAMLKLLNTLPTVLKYLPVEKAQDARSFMLSFQYWLGGTPDNLRNFLLMLADKYVFPAAEGEQRPAMEVAEPEVFPDLGIWHPLAPSMFEDLKEYLNWTSSRTDLSEEARKGPVIGLVLQRSHIVTGDDAHYVATIQELEFRGARVIPIFCGGLDFSKPVNAFFYDPLNPEQPLVDGIVSLTGFALVGGPARQDHPKAIESLKKLNRPYMVALPLVFQTTQEWEQSDLGLHPVQVALQIAIPELDGAIEPIVLSGRDDATGKAHTLQDRVDAIAERAIRWSSLRIKPRSEKKLAITVFSFPPDKGNVGTAAYLDVFGSIHRVMQEMKAKGYDVQDLPSTPRELLEAVINDADAMQGSPELSIAHRMSVEEYERLTPYSDRLEENWGKPPGNLNSDGQNLLVFGRHFGNVFVGVQPTFGYEGDPMRLLYSRSASPHHGFAAYYTYLQKIWKADAVLHFGTHGSLEFMPGKQMGMSETCYPDSLIGALPNLYYYAANNPSEATIAKRRGYASTISYLTPPAENAGLYKGLKELGELVGSYQQLREGGRGIQIVNTIIETARQCNLDKDVDLPEEDASTLQLEGRDALVGAVYRQLMEIESRLLPCGLHTIGKPPTAEEAVATLVNIAALEREEDGLRSLPGLLAEAMGRSIEDIYKGNDEGVLADVELNRTITETSRAAIGAMVRTLTGRDGRVSLRNSFGWFYDLLAKFGFKLPSPWLRACCSAGFVQVDATELDKLFAYLRFCLEQVCADMEMESLLKALDGEYILPGPGGDPIRNPGVLPSGKNIHALDPQAIPTRAAVAAAKSVVDKLIERQREEQGTWPETIACVLWGTDNIKTYGESLAQILWFVGVKPMPDSVGRVNKLELIPLKELGRPRVDVVVNCSGVFRDLFINQMALIDQAVKMAAEADEPLEQNFVRKHALEQAEKEGTSLRDAACRVFSNASGSYSSNVNLAVENSTWEEEGELQEMYLSRKTFAFNADNPGEMNQKREVFENVMKTADVTFQNLDSAEISLTDVSHYFDSDPTKLIAGLRDDGKAPTSYIADTTTANAQVRSLSETIRLDSRTKLLNPKWYEGMLDSGYEGVREVAKRLNFTLGWSATSGAVDNFVYEEANETFINDPEMRKRLLELNPNSFRQIVGTLLEVHGRGYWETSDENIEQLQELYQEVEDRIEGVVTD, from the coding sequence ATGTTCACACAGGTCCGCTCCGCCGATCGCCGCGTTGCTCCTGTGGAGGGCCAGAACCATAAGTCCGTCATGAAGGCGGTTTATGTAGTTCTGGAGCCCCAGTACCAAAACGCCCTTACCCAGGCAGCGACGGCTCTCAATGCATCGGGTGGCGATCTTGGGATCGAGCTGAGCGGCTATCTGATTGAAGAACTCCGCGACGACGACAACTACGCTGGCTTCTGCGCCGACGTGGCTGAGGCTGATGTCTTCGTTGCCTCCTTGATCTTCATCGAAGATCTGGCGCAGAAGGTTGTGGACGCCGTAGCCCCGCACCGCGATCGACTCAAGGCGGCTGTGGTCTTCCCGTCCATGCCTGAAGTGATGCGGCTGAACAAGCTGGGCAGCTTCTCGATGGCCCAGCTCGGTCAGAGCAAGAGCGCCATCGCAGGCTTCATGAAGAAGCGGAAGGAAGCCGGAGGTGCTGGCTTCCAGGACGCGATGCTCAAGCTGCTAAACACGCTGCCCACCGTTCTCAAGTATTTGCCGGTTGAGAAGGCGCAGGATGCACGCAGCTTCATGCTCAGCTTCCAGTACTGGCTAGGTGGAACCCCTGACAACCTGCGCAACTTCCTGTTGATGCTGGCGGACAAGTACGTCTTCCCAGCTGCAGAAGGGGAGCAACGTCCAGCAATGGAGGTGGCGGAGCCAGAAGTGTTCCCCGACCTCGGCATCTGGCACCCCCTGGCTCCCTCGATGTTCGAGGATCTCAAGGAGTACCTGAACTGGACCTCCAGCCGCACCGACCTCTCCGAGGAAGCCCGCAAAGGGCCGGTGATCGGTTTGGTGCTTCAGCGCAGCCACATCGTTACCGGTGACGATGCCCATTACGTGGCCACCATCCAAGAGCTGGAGTTTCGTGGCGCTCGGGTGATTCCGATCTTTTGCGGCGGTCTCGACTTCTCCAAGCCGGTCAACGCTTTCTTCTATGACCCTCTCAATCCCGAGCAGCCCCTGGTAGACGGCATCGTCTCCCTTACCGGTTTTGCGCTGGTCGGAGGCCCGGCCCGTCAGGACCACCCCAAGGCGATTGAGTCGCTGAAGAAGCTCAATCGCCCCTACATGGTGGCGCTTCCCCTCGTCTTCCAGACCACCCAGGAGTGGGAACAAAGCGACCTTGGCCTGCACCCGGTGCAGGTGGCCTTGCAAATTGCCATTCCGGAACTGGATGGCGCCATTGAGCCCATCGTTCTTTCGGGTCGCGACGATGCAACTGGCAAGGCTCACACTCTTCAAGACCGGGTTGATGCCATTGCTGAGCGGGCCATCCGCTGGTCATCGCTGCGGATCAAGCCCCGTAGCGAGAAGAAGCTGGCGATCACCGTGTTCAGCTTCCCTCCCGACAAAGGCAATGTCGGTACGGCGGCTTACCTCGACGTCTTCGGCTCCATCCATCGGGTGATGCAGGAGATGAAGGCGAAGGGCTACGACGTGCAGGACCTGCCTTCCACACCTCGAGAGCTGCTGGAGGCTGTCATCAACGACGCCGATGCCATGCAGGGCTCTCCTGAGCTGTCGATCGCCCATCGGATGAGCGTTGAGGAGTACGAGCGTCTGACGCCTTATTCCGATCGGCTTGAAGAGAACTGGGGCAAGCCCCCCGGCAACCTCAACAGCGATGGCCAGAACTTGCTGGTTTTCGGTCGCCACTTCGGCAACGTTTTCGTTGGCGTTCAGCCCACCTTCGGCTACGAGGGTGATCCGATGCGCCTGCTCTATTCCCGCAGCGCCAGCCCCCACCACGGCTTCGCCGCTTACTACACCTATCTCCAGAAGATCTGGAAGGCTGATGCGGTGCTGCACTTCGGCACCCACGGCTCTCTCGAGTTCATGCCTGGCAAGCAGATGGGCATGAGCGAAACCTGCTATCCCGATTCACTGATCGGTGCGCTCCCCAACCTCTACTACTACGCCGCCAATAACCCCTCCGAGGCCACCATCGCCAAGCGGCGGGGGTATGCCTCCACCATCAGCTACCTCACTCCTCCGGCTGAGAATGCCGGCCTTTACAAGGGCCTGAAGGAACTGGGTGAGCTGGTGGGCTCCTACCAGCAGCTGCGTGAGGGTGGCCGCGGAATTCAGATCGTCAACACGATCATTGAGACGGCACGTCAGTGCAACCTCGATAAGGATGTCGACCTTCCTGAGGAGGACGCCTCGACCCTCCAACTTGAGGGACGTGATGCCCTAGTGGGTGCCGTCTACCGCCAGTTGATGGAGATCGAAAGCCGTCTCCTTCCCTGTGGCCTGCACACCATTGGCAAGCCTCCCACCGCAGAGGAAGCCGTTGCCACCTTGGTCAACATCGCTGCTCTCGAGCGTGAGGAGGATGGGCTGCGCTCACTCCCCGGCCTGCTGGCTGAGGCTATGGGCCGCTCGATCGAAGACATCTACAAAGGAAACGACGAGGGCGTACTCGCCGATGTAGAGCTCAACCGCACTATCACGGAGACATCCCGTGCTGCCATTGGCGCCATGGTTCGTACGCTTACCGGCCGTGATGGTCGTGTCAGCCTGCGAAACAGCTTCGGTTGGTTCTACGACCTGCTGGCCAAGTTTGGCTTCAAGCTTCCCTCTCCTTGGCTGCGGGCCTGCTGCAGTGCCGGCTTCGTGCAGGTCGATGCCACCGAGCTCGACAAGCTCTTTGCCTATCTGCGCTTCTGCCTTGAGCAGGTGTGTGCAGACATGGAGATGGAGAGTCTGCTCAAGGCTCTTGATGGTGAATACATCCTTCCAGGCCCCGGTGGTGATCCGATTCGGAATCCTGGTGTGCTGCCCAGCGGCAAGAACATTCACGCCCTCGACCCGCAGGCGATTCCCACCCGTGCCGCGGTGGCTGCAGCCAAGAGTGTTGTCGACAAGTTGATTGAGCGTCAGCGCGAGGAGCAGGGCACCTGGCCCGAAACCATCGCCTGCGTGCTCTGGGGAACCGACAACATCAAGACCTACGGTGAATCTCTGGCTCAGATCCTCTGGTTCGTTGGCGTCAAGCCGATGCCTGACTCCGTCGGTCGGGTGAACAAGCTTGAGCTGATCCCTCTGAAGGAACTCGGCCGACCCCGCGTTGATGTGGTGGTGAACTGCTCCGGTGTCTTCCGCGATCTGTTCATCAACCAGATGGCGCTGATCGATCAGGCCGTGAAGATGGCTGCTGAGGCAGACGAGCCTCTAGAGCAGAACTTCGTTCGCAAGCACGCCCTTGAACAGGCGGAGAAAGAAGGCACGAGCTTGAGGGATGCGGCATGCCGTGTTTTCTCCAACGCCAGCGGCAGCTACAGCTCCAACGTGAACCTCGCGGTCGAGAACAGCACCTGGGAGGAAGAAGGTGAGCTGCAGGAGATGTACCTCTCCCGCAAGACCTTCGCCTTCAATGCCGACAATCCAGGTGAGATGAATCAGAAGCGGGAGGTGTTCGAGAACGTGATGAAGACGGCGGATGTCACCTTCCAGAACCTCGATTCGGCTGAGATCTCCCTCACAGATGTCAGCCACTATTTCGACTCCGACCCCACCAAGTTGATCGCTGGTTTGCGTGATGACGGCAAAGCTCCCACCAGCTACATCGCCGATACCACCACGGCCAACGCGCAGGTGCGTTCGCTGAGTGAAACGATCCGCCTGGATTCACGCACCAAGCTGCTGAATCCCAAGTGGTACGAAGGCATGCTCGACTCCGGCTACGAGGGTGTGCGTGAGGTGGCCAAGCGCCTCAACTTCACGCTGGGTTGGAGTGCCACCAGCGGTGCCGTTGACAACTTCGTCTACGAAGAAGCCAACGAAACCTTTATTAACGACCCAGAGATGCGCAAGCGTCTGCTGGAACTCAACCCCAACAGCTTCCGCCAGATCGTGGGCACTCTGCTTGAGGTGCATGGCCGCGGATACTGGGAGACCTCGGATGAAAACATCGAGCAGCTGCAGGAGCTGTATCAGGAGGTTGAGGATCGTATTGAGGGTGTTGTCACCGACTGA
- the folP gene encoding dihydropteroate synthase translates to MPTTKRLDSGCWPQGWGQRTAVMGVINVTPDSFSDGGRFLASERALAEAQRQLSRGADVLDLGAQSTRPGAEEVGSEEELRRLLPALKSIRERCPETLISIDTFLAPVAAKALEAGANWINDVSGGRRDPDLLRVVADAGCPVVLMHSRGDSKTMDQLTTYADVVADVKEALLERSEAAIQAGVDESQIIWDPGLGFAKTHEQNLQLLRDLEQLTAGPRPVLIGPSRKRFIGDVLDEPRPKARLWGTAAVACRCAQAGAAVLRVHDVGPISQTLRMAAALW, encoded by the coding sequence TTGCCAACTACCAAACGGCTTGATTCAGGCTGCTGGCCCCAGGGTTGGGGCCAACGCACAGCCGTGATGGGGGTGATCAACGTCACCCCGGATTCCTTCAGCGACGGAGGGAGATTTCTGGCGAGTGAACGGGCCCTTGCTGAAGCTCAGCGGCAGCTGAGCCGTGGTGCGGACGTATTGGATCTCGGGGCGCAAAGCACCCGACCTGGAGCGGAGGAGGTGGGCTCCGAAGAGGAGTTGCGGCGGCTCCTACCAGCGCTGAAGAGCATCCGGGAGCGCTGCCCAGAGACGCTCATCTCCATCGACACGTTTCTGGCGCCGGTGGCCGCCAAAGCACTGGAAGCAGGGGCCAACTGGATCAATGATGTGAGCGGTGGCCGGCGGGATCCCGATTTGCTCCGGGTGGTCGCCGATGCGGGCTGTCCGGTGGTGCTGATGCACAGCCGCGGTGACAGCAAAACCATGGATCAGCTCACGACCTATGCCGATGTCGTGGCAGATGTGAAAGAGGCGTTACTGGAGCGCAGTGAAGCTGCGATTCAAGCCGGCGTTGATGAAAGCCAAATCATCTGGGATCCGGGTCTCGGCTTCGCCAAGACTCACGAGCAGAACCTGCAGCTGCTGCGGGATCTGGAACAACTCACTGCAGGACCGCGACCGGTGCTGATCGGCCCTTCACGCAAACGCTTCATCGGCGACGTGCTCGATGAGCCCAGGCCCAAAGCTCGTCTCTGGGGAACAGCTGCCGTGGCCTGCCGCTGCGCCCAGGCGGGTGCTGCCGTGCTGCGGGTGCACGATGTAGGCCCCATCAGCCAGACGCTGCGAATGGCGGCTGCACTCTGGTGA